The Pseudomonas sp. FP2309 genome has a window encoding:
- a CDS encoding thiazole synthase: MSIVRSDKPFVLAGRTYQSRLLVGTGKYRDMEETRLAIEASGAEIVTFAVRRTNLGQIEGEPNLLEVLSPDRYTFLPNTAGCYDAIEAVRTCRLARELLDGHNLVKLEVLADQKTLFPNVIETLKAAETLVKEGFDVMVYTSDDPIIARQLAEIGCIAVMPLAGLIGSGLGICNPYNLQIILEEAKIPVLVDAGVGTASDATIAMELGCDAVLMNSAIAHAQRPVMMAEAMKHAIVAGRLAYLAGRMPKKLYASASSPLDGLIK, translated from the coding sequence ACCAGTCCCGTCTGCTGGTCGGCACCGGCAAGTACCGCGACATGGAAGAGACCCGCCTGGCCATTGAAGCCTCCGGTGCTGAAATCGTGACCTTCGCCGTGCGCCGCACCAACCTCGGCCAGATCGAGGGCGAGCCGAACCTGCTCGAAGTGCTGTCGCCGGACCGCTACACCTTTTTGCCAAACACCGCCGGTTGCTACGACGCCATCGAAGCCGTGCGCACCTGCCGCCTGGCCCGTGAGCTGCTCGATGGGCATAACCTGGTGAAGCTGGAAGTGCTGGCCGACCAGAAAACCCTGTTCCCCAACGTGATCGAAACCCTCAAGGCCGCTGAAACCCTGGTCAAGGAAGGCTTCGACGTGATGGTTTACACCAGCGACGACCCGATCATCGCCCGCCAACTGGCCGAAATCGGCTGCATCGCGGTGATGCCGCTGGCCGGTCTGATCGGTTCGGGTCTGGGTATCTGCAATCCCTACAACCTGCAGATCATCCTCGAAGAAGCCAAAATCCCGGTGCTGGTGGATGCGGGCGTGGGCACGGCCTCCGACGCGACCATCGCCATGGAGCTGGGCTGTGACGCTGTGCTGATGAACTCCGCCATCGCCCATGCCCAGAGACCGGTCATGATGGCCGAGGCTATGAAACACGCCATCGTCGCAGGTCGCCTGGCCTACCTCGCCGGCCGCATGCCGAAAAAACTCTACGCCAGCGCCTCTTCGCCGCTGGATGGTCTGATCAAGTAA